The genomic region ATATTATGTTAAGGTATGGTAGAGTTAAATTAACTACTccgcattttgttcgcgtacccccttttgtcacctcacgtacccccaggggtacgcgtaccccagtttgagaaacactgcccTAGACTGTGAATAAATGGCTTTTTTCCTGCTGGTGCAGCttctaaagccgagttcagactgcacgattttagccccgattttggctcgccgacaggttttgagaaatcgccgacaaatgcccgaaatcacaggcaaatcggtgctcgttcacgtgagtgacaatcacgcagtgtgaatgagcaaagacgcgatctgagagaatcgccgacgagtcgccgacacccgtgagatatttggcatgctaaatatctggacctgttggcgattcaaaatcctgcagtgtgaaaagtgttctgactgaaaactacatcggcgatgaccgacagccaatgagagagtaAGAtgcagagcagcggggagttcggggaggagttatagaccacaatatcagaaagcatggcttcgtttcagataaacattacaattctatcaaacagaaccaaagcacaaacatttgcttgaccatccaacagcagcacattgaaaagttatttatttacctccaactctcattgcagaacacacaatccacagtctcctcaaccatttcctcctccatattcttcttttctttttcttgttttcgctgcaaatcagcgcacaggcaattcgtattgcaagcttcttgcgggctaccgtttttaataataataataataataactccggtctTTCACGCGTGATAttgcgttgtttccttgtcacatctcatgtgtttttggttgtgaaacgtagtttgcgtgccagacagagttgtcggcgattcttcctatcatgcagtgtgaaaccttctgtcgccgatccatcgtgcagtttgaacacagcagcgactgaatgctggccaagatagtcatgcagtgtgaaaagaacagtgacccgactgctttgaaaatcgtgcagtctgaactcggcttaaggaTGTTAAGGATGTCAAGGCTCTCTAAAACAAAAACTAGAAATACTCTgacaatacagtaaaaaataagcCAGAACTGAGAATCACTTCCTACAAGTCAGGACCTGTACAGACAGGTGAGAGCAGGCTGGTCACCTGCTCTCATGGTTTCCATGGTAACAAAGACTGGTCACATGCTCGTTTGTTGAGCCCTCACCTCGGGCTAACCCAGGTGCTGTGCTACCAAACCACCTCCAGTCCCCAGAGACTGATAGAGGCACAAGAGTTGATACTGTTTCAATGAGATTCTAAAGTGTGTTTGAACAAGAAGAATAAGTGGCTTTTAATGAGGCAAATGCATATTTATTCTTTAATAAACCTTGTGCAGATTTACAAAACAAGAGCACTGCTCTCTTTGCTTTGTACTTTTTTATGTTTAAGGAGTTTATTCAGGCAGTGATCTCTGATCCGAGTCCAAGACCCAACCAACAGCAAATTACAGACAAAGCATATGAGACGGATAAAATAGATAGTGCATGGTGACACAATGACATGCAAAGTACCAGCAACAAAAAAACTGAAGTGACTGTTTAACTAGATGATAAAATGGCCACAACTCTGTTTGTTAGTTCCTGTGCACCACCATTCATGCTGTAGAAATACTACTGCCTTACACTACAGCTGAGGACAGAGTGAGTTTATATATAGTCATTTATTGCACTCCTGAATTATTTAGTCAATCAGCACTCAATTCTTTTACACGCTGTTCTTCTCATGCTAAAACCCCTCTTAATCCCTTGAAATTCTTCATGGTGACTAACACTAAATGAGTGCACTCTGACAACATGACGTATCTATTGCCGAATTGTAAGCAATGCTGTATTTCACTGTGATTCTATCCATGTGCTGGACATCTCAAACAGCAAATCAAACTAAGCAGCATGGCACAACCAATTATTTTGCTTTCATGCTCCAATATACTATTTTAGAAATGGAGATGAATCAAAGACCTAGTTTTGTTTGGTCTGGCAGATTATCATGTTTTATAGGTTAAGCAGGTAATTTCATGAatttttatgatatatttgtttttcttgaGCACTCTCTCGCTAAGTTTTAGAATTAAATGGTCCATTTTGTGTTGCTGCAGCTTTAAGAAACCTCCCCTTTGCATGTGAAATGAGCAACAGTGCAGACTCTGAGTGATGTCCAATGGTACTCTCAAACCCATTTGCTGtcatgtatatatgtatatatcaaaTATAGGTTTTAACTCCCACATAAACATGAGCAGTTGTGTGCTGTCAAATTCATCCCTATGCAACTTTGATGTCACAAAGAAGTTATTAACAGGGCACTTCAGTAATTTTGTTTCAGGAAATGTTCTGTTCAAGATATAATGAAGTTTTGAGCCTAAAACAATGTGTTACAGTCCTAATATACCAAGCTCTTCTCAAAAGATGAAAGAATATTTGATTCCTCATGATATTACCCCTTTAAAGTGTCATTCAAGATTAAAATTTCACGGCTTAAATACCAGTCTGTtctagtgatcgaccgatattgattttttataaccgataccgataccgattatttgcatgtttatgtacctgataaccgatatgcagaaccgatatttatttactgttatacttctgtttttgacaattattacaacacaaatgagctgaacaaaccattttatttataacaatcactccctccttgcatacaaaaaaaaaaaactttatatttatacacaaataaatagaggGGTCTGAGTCCAAAAATTAAAGTGCACTTAACAAATTTAATctaacgttaaatcatgaaatgccaactgacaaagtgctgtttgactataacttaatcaaccgcggtcgcgcatggagataataaataattcatttccacaaataatctagggtgtttaaacaagataatcttgtcaaaagtttcattcagtggctgtgcttaagcctcctgatcatccgtcagttgctaagcaatatgaacgaactttttcttctagactaatggtgagcaaatacaacagatagagaattaaattcagcgcttttatttttaacatgcactcattcatgtctgttttatttaattcatgtaaagttacgtctttattggggcaggacatgacgaattacactacgtgactcaatgagttcgtctcaattgtttagaaacaagctgcataaattaactatatcaggaatttatgtctcagatctcatttgtgcatgtctgttatgttaaataaagttgattaattaaagcaaaccaagtagaacatatactttacctgtgcactgagttgttgttgactgatctcctcagacgcccgggctgcaatggcggaaatctcaaaacggccacaagatggcgccgtaaatcggcgaatccgatattacaaaaccgatacccgattatggaaaaatgcttaaatattgggaaaaatatcggtaaacagatacatcggtcgatcactagtcTGTTCCTCATACAAAGCCATCAAATGGCTTCGAAAGTCTTGGATTAGTATGTTTATGGTGTATGGTGAGTATCATAAGGTATGTTTACCTTATGATACTCAAATGCAGTCTGCATTTGAGTATCATATAAGGTAAGATGCAGATTTTTTGAAGTAATGCTGATGAATGCTTTAATAAAGACCTCTATATTCAGTTTTTCAATGACATTTTGTCAGACAAGGTGAGCAAAAGGATTTTTGCGAGACAGTCCCAAAATGGGGAGCTTTGTCCCGCGTCCTGCAAGACGTAAGCAGTGTCCCGCACTTCATTTATGTCTGTAGgctgttatttttttataatactaaaaaatgctttaaaaatccATTTGCACAGCTGTAATGTTCTAGCTAGAGTGGAAAGTATCCAGCAAACACATTCGTAGAGAGGGTTTTGCCAGATCCAACAGAAAAACTAATTTCTGTTAAAGCTGTTAATTTATTAAGCAATATCTTATGcaagtttttcctttgtgttttatataatgacCACTAGGCATATGTTTTCTTTGGACAGAGTATAGTCACAGAGCCGGTGACAATTAACAAAGCTTATTTggcaatttaaaacattattatccAAAGTAATGGCAAATAGGCTCATCAATATGTACATAACAGCAGTACATTTCTCTCTCACACGTGTCTTGCACTGTCCCACAAAATCACATCTACTGTCCAGCAAGGCGGTCATCCTAGTCAGTGAGCGTCAATAACGCCGTGCGAGATCGGcttttgaaatattaatttctcaaagTCATAAAACAGATTCAACAACATATAAAAACGAAATAAACTTTAGAGTAATTTAATGAAAAAGgtggaaaattaaaaacatgttgaAAAACCAAACTTTATTTGAAGTCGTGTCATCTAAAATTCTAATGCAGTCAAACAGCTGTTGGCAGGGGGTGCTTCAGCACCCTCAGCCCCCCTATGTCTGACAAATTCTGGTCCCCCTTCCACTTTCACCGTATGACTGAGAGCAGTTCAAACATTCTGCTAAGCATATCAAAATTCATACAGatttgaaacaacttaaaggattagtccacttttaaatacacttttcctgataaatttactcacccccatgtcatccaagatgttcatgtctttctttcgtcagtcgaaaagaaatgaaggtttttgaggaaaacattccaggatttttctccttacagtggatttcaatggctaccaacagattgaaggtcaaaattacagtttcagtgcagcttcaagggctttaaacgataccagatgagtaataagggtcttatctagcaaatcgatctgccattttcgaaaaaaaatacaaccgtttatgctttataaacaaaatatcgccttgaacgtactttccgcttccgcattcttcataacgcttacgctgaatgttctacgccttccctattctacttaggGAAGGAACGCGGctccagtttcgtttttttccgtaacttgaatagggaaggcgtaggacattcagcgtaagcgttatgaagaatgcggaagcggaaagtacgttcaatgcgatattttgtttataaagcataaacggttgtatttttttcgaaaatgaccgatcgattcgctagataggacccttattactcatctggtatcgtttaaagcccttgaagctgcactgaaactgtaattttgaccttcaacctgttgttagccattgaaatccactgtaaggagaataatcctggaatgttttcctccaaaaccttcatttcttttcgactgacaaaagaaagacatgaacatcttggatgacatgggggtgagtaaatttatcaggaaaagtgtatttaaaagtggactaatcctttaagggtgagtaagagtaaatgatgacggaATATTCATTTTGCACtataggtgaactatccctttaagggcaTGCACTGCATTCAATTATAACGCCCTGTATTTTAGAGGCAAGAGCATGTAGGCTACATGTCACCTATGCTGTCTAGTGTGCCTACCATCTCTCAGCAGCATTACATCATAATAGAGCACACTGTTGCAGCACGTTTCTTACTTCCTTATtgcactcattcattcattcttcagTGTCATTTCACAACACTACAGGACCTGCCAACAAAATCTCTCCCAATCAGATTCGGCTACAATGTGGGTCACATACAGGCCCTCACTCATTCTTGAAACTCAGCTAATGTATAACAGGGGCTTTCAACTCGTTTTTGCACGTGGGAGGAGGGGAAAAAAGTGTGCGATTTCCAGAAAGCGCTAACGGACTTCCTCGTGTCTGGGGCTGGTCAACAGAAATGAGCTGTTATTACAACATAGAGCTGTGTTGAAGTGATCTGTGAACTCTGACTGCTCTCATACATAATCTACTTTAAACTGTAAGACAAGTTTAAAGCTGACAGAGCATTGACATCATTTCAAGGAGATTGAACATTAGGTCACTGCTAAAAAATCAAACCAGGTTCCTCACACTCTGTAATCCTTCATCATGGATTAATGGATAATAGCTTCACATAAGGACTGTCTGCAATGACAGGAGCAGGGAGAAACAATCTAAAACAAGCAGTGTGAACATAAACAGGTTGACCGACCTTTAAAAATATCACCACAAACCTAGAAACACAGACAATAATGCAGAAGAACACAGAGCCcattattaaatgttttcaaTCCACAGTATTACAAATACCTCCACACACACTTGCTTGCAAGTACTGACTCTGCTATacacactgtcagaaaaaaaaaaaaaaaagaaaaaaaactatggggcaGTACCATTAAAAAGACAATTATGTACCTTCTCTAGTCCTAAAAGGTGGATAGAAGTACCTATTAAGTTGTTCCTTTAAAAACTGTAAAGTCGGACATATGAAATCATAGGcagaaaaatattttgaattttttttaaatggaacagtttattgaaactttagacaaaaatatttttaaaaatctaaaaaaagtttgcatgctttttatgttttgtgtcaTAATCGATACATGAGGCTGTCATGGCCCACgagttgcttcagtccagtgatcgttcatcttgaaatattaataacaatatgaAAGTTATTCTCACATTTACTTAATAAAAACCAGTAAAGGTTTCACAACAAAAAATGTGTACTACAACCTGAAGAtgcattataaaattatattctattatgtattttatttgctAGAAAAGTATAAACTGTAAACAAGAGGGCAGAAGATTGTGTAAAAGAGATTTTTTCAGCAAAGTGTTGATCATAATGATCATTTAGATGCCTTAGATGTCATGTATCAAATATGTGTCTTTACAGAGTTTAAAGAGAGTGTACAGTCTCTCCAAACCTCGCTTCACATTCAATCTATCCATATGGTAGGTGCTTCTATCCACGTTGACTTACAGTACATGTCACTTATTACAGGTTCAGTCTCTTTAGAGCAACCTGACGTTAGTGTCTTAATCAAGGACACAATGGGGACACCACATACATCAGCCATACTGGGATTCAAGCCAAGCAGCAGCTTTTTAACCATTAAGCCACACCACTCCACTTTCTGTCGTATAACTGCAACCTAAAAGCTTCGTCAGAGTCATAAACATTTGGTCTTGTCCAGCTACGGTGTCTTTAGATCTCTATTTAAAGGCTTTAATCAGCTTACCAGATTGAAGATCGTCTCCACGATGTCCCGATTGGAGACTTCACCAGCCTCCAGGAGCCCTGCCAGCACGGCGAACTTCATGCGGATTCCTCTGATGGGGATCCCGACAGCGCTGTCACCTGCGCTCGCCATGACGGAGTCAGGTGAGAGGGGAACAGGTGAAACACCTGTTTGACCCTACCACCGAGTTAAATCTATTGGAATATATACGGAATATATCTCTCTCGTTAAGTTGACAGCTGTGAAGAACAGGTCTTGGTCTCCATTCACAGCCAGTTTATCCTTTAGTTTCTCGCGCTCTCGGCGGGAAGTGTCGGTTGATGTCACTACACCTGACTGACAGGAATTATTCTACTATAGAGAGGGAGAACAGCATTAAACTTGACAAAAGAATGACGAAAGCGCGTTGTGGTGAGCCCAGATAAGAAAACCAATGCTTGTCAATCTCTGCCGGCCTAATAAAGGAAAGCCAGTTAAACAATAATGCAATTTAAGTGTTTGCGAGTGTTTGTCAAACAGGAAACAGCGGTGATGAGAGATTCCGCGCAGGTAGACGCACCGATAAGAACAAGACgcaaaaaactacaaaatataAGGCAAGGAACGTCCGACATTGGCTCTCAGTGGGCCCTCCAAAGAGAAGACAATCCTCTTGGTCCCTGTGGGAACTGTTGGAGTGAAGTTTCAGCGGTAACCCACTTTACAGCGCCATCTCTTCCTGAATCAGCTCCTACTCCGCTCCGTCTCCGCCATGACAGTGGAGCTGCGTGAGAGAGAGCTGCGCATGCGCAGTGCGCCCAGAGAGCCGAGAAGGGGGTGCTCAGGTGTGTCAGGTACAAGGAACCTATAAGGACAGAAGTGACACTTTATACTGAAGATCTCGAGTCATGGACATTCTgttgtggtggtggtggtggttcACGATAGTGATCTGCTGCGAGAATGACATGGAGACATCTGCAGGACAGAATAATAAAAGGCTAGCATATTCACACGTGGTTTGCACCAAGATTTGATTTAGTAATATTCAAAAGCATACATCCACAATATAATGTTTTCTGCACTTCACTTGTGtgctaaacaaaaataaattcaaagatGCAACTTCTTGTTGAACTAAGCATGTAGAAGAAGTGGATGAAGAACATGTCAAGAATGACAACAGGAAAAGCAGAGAACCTGCAGCTGTGCAGAGATTTAGATATAGAGTAATCATAGATGCATTGCGGTCTGAACACATTCTTTTTTGCTACTTAATCCCACCGGTCACAATAGTGACCATAAAGACAGTGAATTCGTTTATGAAGTTCTAAGAATCTTACTGACTGCTATTACTGCATTTCTGGCAAATATTGAAAGAATAAAGGGTCTCAATTAAACATGTCCAGTTTCACATGGTTACAGCAAACtgtcacatgaccagagcaGTTTAATTCTTGTTTGCACCATCAGTATGATGGATGCATCAAAGCTCCAAAACAAAAGGTTAGTAAAGTATGTTAACATAAAGAAATGACAAAGATTTTTGGTGCACATTATTTAAGGTGTCTAGTATTAATATATGAATTCACAATTATTCAGTTTTGTTGAGTGTGGTCATAGAATGAGTAAACATGTTGATGGCAACAATAGTGACCGGTGGGAAAATACAGTGAATGAACTATCCGGTTGCAGTTGATAGGGAAGGCTACACTAAAATGTTACATTGACAAAGTTACAGTGAATATTGCACTAATACAACAATATTATTATACTGAAAGAGacagcgagaaaaaaaaaggtaagcAAAAAGGTTACCTCCCACAAAGACTGTCACCAGTATGTTGGATCATATATATGTTACAATAAAGTAACATTTTTGAATTTCGTTgatggttgtattttttttttcctataagTGTTGTATAAGgatttttatgtataatagTAAACCTAAAATGTGATGaaacagattttaaaatgtgttaataaCTGGGCTGATATAGGCTAAGAATTTTCAGTATACACATTATCCCACCAGTCACACTTTTccataaaaattttaaaaaataattattgattaTTTCAAAGGGTTACTAATGGCACATAATATGCATATTTTCATGTCTGGGAAAAAAAATTGGattaaacagattaaaatgaaaattctgtcatcatttattcaccctcaccATTcaccatatgactttcttttttctgcctatatttaaaaaaaaaaaaaagtctcagtattttgtcttgttttttgtCCATAAAATAAATGCCAGTGGTGTTGTTTGGGCCtcagtattcttcaaaatatcttctgttgatcttctgttcttcagaagaaagaaatgcatacaggtttgtaacgacatgaaggtgagtaaacgatgacagaattggGTGTATTATCCTTTAAAGTCagcataaaatgaaaattcaccctcTATTCACTTTCATCTAAATTCCTAATGCATGTTATAGATCGTATTGTGAACGATTCATCCATGTATAGTCTGCTTAAACCACATCCCTCCACAACCTACTGCAAGCTCACATTCAGTTGTGTAACGTCCACATCTCAAAATCCAATCAACAATCGATAAATAGAActaacacactttttttttttttgctaatgttacattcagatgtacgtcacaatacagaagaaaagatctgttaCTTCTTCCATTTCACTGCAACGTTAAagaatcatttgtttttttctcccaTTGTATTTACATCTGAGCTCAGATTTGTGATAAACTCATGGTAGTTTAGATTTAATGTGAACAACTCTTCAAATTTCCACTTACAAAGGGTTAACAAAGCACATAGCATCATTATTGTGTTGCATGTAAACTTTAATATTTACTGTACTCTGACAGACCATTAGCCTATACAGAGGTCTTGAATATTAATGAATTTCTTAGATAGCTTTAAGAATAAATGTGCTCACTGTCTCATTATATTCAAAGTGTGGTTTCATAGCCCTTTGAGTCGTTGCCAAGGAGTCAGCAGCACATTGACTTTGTTTACTGTATATACAGTCCCTCAGGGCCACAGAATTAAAGGTCTAGACTAAGGCAACAAAGAACAATTTGTCTTGCAGTCACTGAACTTTATACTGACATCCTGAAGACCgccacacagacacatacatgaAGCATCCATTGCAGAAATTATGAAATGCTTATGTTTAGTGTTCCTATTATTACCATTTTTCTTCTAAATGTTTTCTTACCAAAGTGGTTAACAGGAAAGTCCATAGTGTTTGTGGTAGCTTGAAGACAGGCAGATATGAAACCCTATGCCGAtgcaaaatgtcagttttaattatGCAGCTATTGTGAGTGAGTGAAGTGTGTGCTTTTGTTCTTGGCTTCTAAAGAACAGTGTGAAAGataatgttttgaaataatAATGGGATTCATCTAAGCAGTTCTGCATTTGGAAACAATATGGaatgtaataattataattattatttaattatggGAATAATAAGACATTATATAATGAGACATTAGTAATGAGccattttagtatttatttaattaattggtATTCAGAGTTTTTTAGTAATTTCAGTGTTTATTCCGGTGTATGATTAAGAGAGAAATATACAACTGAACAGATCCTACCTAAAGGGCCTCTGTATGAATCTTCcatgaattaattaatcaacaggctacattttattataaactTAATAGAGTGGAATGTTCCTGTTGCCATTAGGGGATTGGTGTCATCATTTTCCCTCAGCCCCCTCTGAATATTAACCGCTACAATTTGGCCCTTtagtttgacattattttgctTGTAAAAGTGTGTTTAGACTTAAGACACGGTAACTATAAAAGACGTAATTCACATTGTAGGACACTATATGTGACTAAACTTCCTTTTTCGCTCATTATTAATAAGAGGTTTTCAAATTCTGCATATATAATAGTTTGGAAGACGATGAATTATTAAAGAGGAAAATGTGAAGCAGAAGTATTTTGATTGGATGTGGACACATGAATTGTGCGCCCAAACACTAGATAGCGCACGTGTGCTTTACAGCGAGGAGGCCAGCGAAATCGCGCGAGATATGTCTATTCTCGCTGTCGCTTTAATTCTCGCGGTATTTCCTTATTTCCTCCTCTTTCACTCCCTGTGTTCAACATGGCAGTCGGCAAGAATAAGAGGCTGACCAAAGGTGGCAAAAAAGGTGCCAAAAAGAAGATGTAAGTCACAAATGAATCTCTCGACTCTGTTGTTACACTGTTATAAACTATTCTGGAGGATTTTCGGTGTTTGAGGATAAAGGATGTGATCGATGTAGAGAGGATTGTATGAAGCGGTCCTGCTAGTCTGACTGGCTTATTGGTGGCCTGTGCTGTGTTATGTATGCTCTGATAACTTTAGGTCAGAGCTTGGTAGGTGCTAATACTGTTTTCTGATGTCGTAGTCCTACAAACTCCATAAACTGTTCATTTTCAGCAAAAATAAGCACGATAAACTGATAACGCTAACATGAAAAGTCATCGATAGCGCTAGCTAGTTTTCTAGCACACTTTACTGACTTAAGACTTGCAGTGTGAGACAGCCATGTGTTGGATGTTTAAAGTCAATTTAGAGattaaatatattctagataCCACATACAAAGTAAATATAAGACGATGTTAGCGTTTGCACTATAAAATGAGCATGTACCTATTTACACGCGTGTTTTCTCTTGCAGTGTCGATCCATTCTCCAAGAAAGATTGGTATGATGTCAAGGCACCAGCCATGTTCAACATCCGCAACCTGGGCAAGACCTTGGTCACCAGGACTCAGGGAACCAGTAAGTGCTTTTACATCCATGACATCCATGATGTCTGTGTTTCCACACAGATTCTAGCATGAGTTGTTAATCTTACTGGGAAAGGGTAGATCCTGCTGTACAATAAATGGCATGCATCCCAATTGTTTGATACGAATCAATATTTGTGCCATATTACAGTGGGAATACATGATGACAGTAGTTTCGGCCCCAgatgaaaaacaatgattactGTTGTGAGATCACCTGACATTCCCATGAAATCCATGTTCATCATAGCATTACAAACCGCAGCAAATTTAACACCATGTCTCTGTAATTTAGAAATTGCCTCTGATGGTCTGAAGGGACGTGTGTTCGAGGTCAGTCTGGCTGATCTGCAGAACGATGAGGTTGCTTTCCGCAAGTTCAAGCTGGTCACAGAAGATGTGCAGGGCAAGAACTGCCTCACCAACTTCCATGGCATGGACCTCACCCGTGACAAGATGTGCTCCATGGTCAAGAAGTGGCAGGTATACATGGTCTTTAGTTATACATGCGTACTAGTTATTCATGGTCTTTCGTTGTATGCTTTAGGTTGCAGGGTATACTTGCCACACAGAAAAGCTTCATTGCTAAGGCACTACGTTCTTCATTTCATACAGTTCCATTCATATGCATGCAAAtgctaaaaatattaaatgcaaacTTATGTGAAGAAGTGTCCAATTTTGCTGTGGTCCActtccaaagttcaagtttggtcAACTGCAAATTTGTATCACGGGAAGGCGTGTGGCCAGTGGAAGCTTGATACATCTCAGTGTGGCATCTTATCTGTGTTAAAAGAAACCAAACTTTAAAGTTGCAAGTTTGCAGCATTGAAGAAAAGTGGAGTAGATATGTTAAAAAGACATTGCAGAGCGTGACGTCATATCTCAACCATTGCAGTGTCTGAAGATATTTTGCGTGCTCAAGTCTAGTGTGAACCACCCCTTTAGTACTGTTTTAGTGTCCTTTACATCTTAAACTTTTGGGCTCAAGTAATAATTTGTCTAATTGGAAAAAGTTCTGTGTACTGTAGTTAtttttgactttcttttttGTGCAGCCATTTTAAAATTCTAATGGATTGTTCTCTCCTGTTAGACAATGATTGAGGCCCATGTCGATGTGAAGACCACCGACGGCTATCTTCTCCGCCTGTTCTGCGTGGGCTTCACCAAGAAGCGCACCAACCAGATCAGAAAGACCTCCTACGCTCAGCACCAGCAGGTCCGTCAGATCCGCAAGAAGATGATGGAAATCATGACCCGTGAGGTCCAGACCAATGACCTTAAGGAGGTGGTCAACAAACTGTACGTATAAAGTTTCCCCCTCATCTATGGCATAGCAATTTTGTGTTGGATAGAGGAGTCAGGCCCTGCTCCTGGAGGTACATTTTCCTGCATGGTTCAACTGCCGCCCTTATTTAACACTAATGAACAAGTTAGTTAAGGTCTTTAGGATTGCTGGAAGATTTTCGGCAGTTGTATTTGAAAAACTCTGCAGGATGGCC from Megalobrama amblycephala isolate DHTTF-2021 linkage group LG7, ASM1881202v1, whole genome shotgun sequence harbors:
- the rps3a gene encoding 40S ribosomal protein S3a, whose amino-acid sequence is MAVGKNKRLTKGGKKGAKKKIVDPFSKKDWYDVKAPAMFNIRNLGKTLVTRTQGTKIASDGLKGRVFEVSLADLQNDEVAFRKFKLVTEDVQGKNCLTNFHGMDLTRDKMCSMVKKWQTMIEAHVDVKTTDGYLLRLFCVGFTKKRTNQIRKTSYAQHQQVRQIRKKMMEIMTREVQTNDLKEVVNKLIPDSVGKDIEKACQSIYPLHDVYVRKVKMLKKPKFELGKLMELHGEGGTSSTAAKPAEGDTGAKVERADGYEPPIQESV